Genomic window (Zymoseptoria tritici IPO323 chromosome 1, whole genome shotgun sequence):
CATGGTCGAAGCCCCAGGATCGAACCTCTTTCTCAGCGTCTACGCGCGACTTCATGTTTGGTGTTTCGATGAATTATGAGGTGTAAGTCCAGGTGAAGCGCTGTTCTTGATGTGCCGAAACGTGTCACGTTGTGTAGAGGCAATGCTTGGCGACGACAGGCGTGAAGGCCGACACTTGCCAACAAACATTAGAACTAGTCGGCATCGGATTGCTGCGACTTTAACACAGTCTAGGTATAGTCTCTTACTTGTACACCTACGACAACCTAGCAAGCGCCGTCTTTCGACATCTCCACGCCACCGCCTATTTCCATTACACGCCTTCATTGTTCTTCGATCACCTTCCTACCCTGCTCATTACACCGCCTCAGTCCGCGTCGATCTTCATGTTCAGCTGAGAACTCGGCTGTGCAAGCTGAGAAAGGATATAACAAGGCACCGCACCCAAAGACGGGGCGCATATTCCCTACGTGTCGACTGTGCCACAAAATCCAGGTTGCCCACAGCATTTGCATCGATGGCCGACAAGACGAAGACGCCAGTGCTATCCCAAGCCATCATCAAGTACGCGAAGCTTGCCTCTGGCGAGCATCCAAAGGCCGACTTCGACGAGTATCTAAAGCACCTTGCCGATCCCGCATCTTCGGCGCCGTTGCCAATCAAGAGCGACACCAGCCATCCTCTCAGCCATTACTTCATCTCCAGCTCGCACAACACATACCTTTCTGGCAATCAGCTGTGGAGCAAGTCAAGTGCAGATGCTTACAAGGACGTGCTGAAGCGAGGGTGTCGTTGCGTGGAGATCGATCTCTGGGACGGCGAttcgccatcatcatcagaAGCAGAGGACGATGGCAAGCCAGAGGACCGCGAGGTTGGCAAACTTGCAGGCATGCTGAAGCAGAAGCTCGGCCGGCTTCGTGGGCGCTCTAAAGCCGACAAGAAGGCTCCTGAAGAATCCCCCGTAACGGAAGATGCAATGCCAGCTCCTTGGAGAGCAAGCTCAGGCCGCTCGGAGCCCGTTGTATACCACGGCTACACGGCGACAAAGGAAATGCCGTTTCGCAAGGTGTGTGAGGTTGTACGAGACTACGCCTTCAGAACGTCAGATCTTCCAGTCATCGTGTCTCTCGAGGTCCACTGCAGCATTCCGCAGCAGGAAATCGTTGTCGAATTGATGAACGACTATTGGGGAGCGTACCTTGTGCGTCGGCCAGATGACTTCTCTGACTCTGCTCCACTGCCAGCATTGGAAAGTTTGAAGAAGAAAATATTGGTCAAGGTGAAGTACTCGCCACCcgagaaggctaagaagaCAGAAGCCAGCAAGAGCGGTGCAGATTCATCTTCAGAGGATGATTCCGAGGCCGTGAAAAAGGGTAAAATCCTGCCCGCGCTCAGTTCAATGGGTGTGTTCACACGTGCGTTTCATTTCAGCAATTTCGAGTAAGTGCAAAGTCGCGCTGAGATACGCTTATCACGCAAACTCAGCTGATATCGCGTTCGCAGGCAACC
Coding sequences:
- a CDS encoding phosphoinositide phospholipase C (activity related to calcium channel signaling pathway); this translates as MADKTKTPVLSQAIIKYAKLASGEHPKADFDEYLKHLADPASSAPLPIKSDTSHPLSHYFISSSHNTYLSGNQLWSKSSADAYKDVLKRGCRCVEIDLWDGDSPSSSEAEDDGKPEDREVGKLAGMLKQKLGRLRGRSKADKKAPEESPVTEDAMPAPWRASSGRSEPVVYHGYTATKEMPFRKVCEVVRDYAFRTSDLPVIVSLEVHCSIPQQEIVVELMNDYWGAYLVRRPDDFSDSAPLPALESLKKKILVKVKYSPPEKAKKTEASKSGADSSSEDDSEAVKKGKILPALSSMGVFTRAFHFSNFEQPEAKIPTHVFSLSESKLLDACEEHQEKVLDHNRHYLMRAYPKGTRLSSSNLDPTPFWRVGLQMASYVVRPAVLRRFANVQQVALNFQKMNAAMMLNTAQFDGSGGWVLKPAGYLPTEKQSRPDRVELDLSIKLLAAQNLGLEGDTPNVYVKCELHVESQDEIEQHRIPKAGENKGGERKLRSATHHSREPDFNDEALEFKRVQHVFPPLSFVRIKVMDDTTYQTDKLLGWACYRLDRLPQGLLLVHLRGEDSKPTTGMLLLSVQSNLKVP